The Corynebacterium camporealensis genome contains a region encoding:
- a CDS encoding AAA family ATPase: MRKVLVIGSPGSGKSTFARALAAATGLPLVHLDNLFWNTDHTTVGREEFRRRLQEVLGQNAWIIDGNYPSTLELRLQHCDTVFFLDYPVEHCLRGLEQRLGQPRSDMPWVEEELDPELVATVKEFPTATRPDIVKLLQAHPNVQVHRLTMPTAPTDFEP, from the coding sequence ATGCGCAAGGTACTGGTCATCGGCAGTCCCGGCAGTGGCAAAAGTACCTTCGCACGCGCACTCGCCGCAGCCACCGGCCTGCCCTTGGTGCACCTGGACAACCTGTTCTGGAATACCGACCACACCACCGTCGGACGCGAGGAATTCCGGCGCCGTCTACAAGAGGTTTTGGGCCAGAACGCCTGGATTATCGACGGCAACTACCCCTCCACGCTGGAGCTGCGCCTACAACACTGCGATACCGTGTTCTTCCTCGATTACCCCGTGGAGCACTGCCTGCGCGGGCTTGAACAACGCCTGGGCCAACCCCGCAGCGATATGCCCTGGGTCGAAGAGGAACTCGACCCCGAACTCGTGGCCACGGTGAAGGAATTTCCCACGGCGACGAGGCCGGACATCGTCAAGCTTCTGCAGGCCCACCCCAATGTGCAGGTGCATCGCTTAACGATGCCCACCGCACCAACAGATTTTGAGCCATAG
- a CDS encoding phytoene/squalene synthase family protein, protein MSRQENTLDRVFLRRYNAMADRAAAQVVKSYSTSFGLSTAVLAPDVRRDIRNLYAVVRIADEIVDGAAAQALDTDEVSVIGKLLDDYEAAVRGAAGVYFHTDPILHAFAQTARRCEFEDDHLAAFFDSMRQDLHRTRFSAENLQRYIYGSAEVIGLLCLACFFGPERHQVSAAKWARLERGARNLGSAFQKVNFLRDLAEDYGELGRTYLAGEEIHLDEAGKLRIVAEVDAELDIARGSFGDLPLGARTGVMATAALFGELNERIRRTPVEQLLRERVSVPTGRKRFLIAKAIAQAPRTTSGKDKS, encoded by the coding sequence GTGAGTAGGCAAGAAAACACCCTGGACCGGGTATTTTTGCGCCGCTACAACGCCATGGCTGATCGCGCGGCAGCGCAGGTGGTGAAAAGCTATTCGACGAGCTTTGGCCTTTCCACGGCAGTGCTTGCACCGGATGTGCGCCGAGATATTCGCAACCTCTACGCGGTAGTCCGGATTGCCGATGAAATCGTCGATGGTGCTGCAGCGCAGGCGCTGGATACGGATGAGGTGTCGGTCATCGGCAAGCTGCTGGATGACTACGAAGCTGCCGTGCGCGGTGCCGCCGGGGTGTATTTCCACACTGACCCGATTCTGCATGCCTTTGCCCAAACCGCCAGGCGCTGCGAATTTGAGGACGACCACCTGGCAGCCTTCTTCGATTCGATGCGGCAGGATCTGCATCGCACCCGTTTTTCCGCGGAGAACCTGCAGCGGTATATCTATGGCTCAGCTGAAGTCATCGGCCTGTTGTGCTTGGCGTGCTTCTTTGGTCCGGAACGTCACCAGGTCAGTGCCGCCAAATGGGCACGGCTGGAACGCGGTGCGCGGAACCTGGGTTCGGCTTTTCAGAAGGTGAATTTCCTGCGCGACTTGGCCGAAGACTACGGCGAATTAGGGCGAACCTACTTAGCGGGTGAGGAAATCCACCTGGATGAGGCAGGCAAGCTGCGCATCGTGGCCGAAGTCGATGCGGAACTAGACATTGCACGCGGGTCTTTTGGGGATCTGCCACTAGGTGCACGCACCGGCGTGATGGCTACAGCGGCGTTGTTTGGCGAGCTCAACGAAAGGATTCGCCGTACACCAGTCGAGCAGCTCCTGCGCGAAAGAGTCAGTGTGCCTACTGGCCGTAAGCGTTTCCTGATCGCCAAAGCGATCGCCCAAGCACCGCGGACTACCTCCGGAAAGGACAAATCATGA
- the crtI gene encoding phytoene desaturase family protein has product MTLPGLAPKPPAEVDSALVIGAGVAGLATAGLLAEHGIAVTVIERGPRAGGRAGELEVDGFRFETGPSWYLMPEAFDRYFDLLGTSTAQELDLQLLDPGYRVFPEGKTPLDVPHGREAVAEFFESVEPGAGARLENYLDSAKKIYDTALQHLLYTNYTTPAPFLNREVLAQAGRFVRMLFQSLDSYVDSQFSDVRLQQILKYPAVFLSTQPATAPSLYHLMSHTDLELGVQYPQGGFTSLIDAMERLARERDVEFRYDTEAVEITTSDGRATGVRVRHEGQNETLTADIVVSCADLHHTENALLKPEERTFPERYFARRDPGLGTTLVLLGVEGNLPQLDHHNLFFSEKWEEDFEVVYGDDVQAHAQQSSRSIYVCKPSQTDDSVAPEGYENLFVLIPVPAAEVVGHGDAYGASESAAVKRAADAAIEQIAQWAEIPDLAERIVVRRTIGPADFADNYHAWSGGSIGPAHTLAQSAFFRSSNVSKKVAGLFYAGATVQPGVGVPMCLISAENVLDRLF; this is encoded by the coding sequence ATGACACTGCCCGGGCTGGCCCCGAAGCCACCAGCAGAGGTTGATAGCGCACTCGTGATTGGTGCAGGTGTGGCCGGGCTTGCTACAGCGGGACTGCTGGCAGAACACGGCATCGCCGTCACCGTCATTGAACGCGGCCCGCGTGCGGGTGGGCGCGCCGGGGAGTTAGAGGTTGATGGCTTCCGCTTTGAGACCGGCCCGTCCTGGTATCTGATGCCCGAAGCTTTCGACCGCTACTTTGATCTGCTGGGCACGTCTACCGCCCAAGAATTGGATTTGCAGCTGCTGGACCCGGGCTATCGCGTGTTCCCGGAAGGAAAGACACCACTTGATGTTCCGCACGGCAGGGAAGCAGTTGCAGAGTTCTTCGAATCGGTAGAACCCGGTGCTGGTGCGCGTTTGGAGAACTACCTCGATAGCGCGAAGAAGATTTATGACACCGCACTCCAGCACCTGCTGTATACGAATTACACGACGCCCGCGCCTTTCCTGAACCGGGAAGTACTCGCGCAGGCTGGGCGCTTTGTGCGCATGCTCTTCCAGTCACTGGATTCTTATGTGGATAGCCAGTTCAGTGACGTGCGCTTGCAACAGATTCTGAAATACCCAGCGGTGTTCCTGTCCACACAGCCAGCGACCGCACCAAGTCTGTACCACTTGATGAGCCACACTGACTTAGAACTCGGCGTGCAGTACCCGCAGGGTGGGTTTACGAGCCTGATTGATGCGATGGAGCGCCTCGCCCGCGAACGCGACGTGGAATTCCGCTACGACACTGAAGCTGTTGAAATCACCACGTCGGATGGTCGTGCCACGGGAGTGCGCGTGCGTCACGAGGGACAGAACGAAACGCTGACCGCGGACATTGTGGTCTCGTGTGCGGATTTGCACCACACCGAAAATGCGCTGCTCAAACCAGAAGAACGCACCTTTCCCGAACGCTACTTCGCGCGCCGGGACCCAGGATTGGGCACCACGCTGGTGTTGCTTGGTGTGGAAGGAAACCTTCCACAGTTAGATCACCACAACTTGTTCTTCTCTGAAAAGTGGGAAGAAGACTTCGAGGTCGTCTACGGCGATGACGTGCAAGCGCATGCGCAGCAGTCCTCCCGCTCGATTTATGTGTGCAAGCCCTCGCAGACCGATGATTCGGTCGCACCGGAAGGCTACGAGAATCTCTTCGTGCTCATCCCGGTTCCAGCAGCAGAGGTGGTGGGCCATGGTGATGCGTATGGGGCATCGGAAAGCGCTGCGGTAAAACGCGCTGCCGACGCAGCCATTGAGCAGATTGCCCAGTGGGCTGAAATCCCGGACTTGGCAGAGCGTATCGTTGTGCGCCGCACCATTGGACCGGCCGACTTTGCTGACAACTATCACGCCTGGTCAGGCGGTTCCATCGGCCCAGCGCACACGCTGGCACAATCAGCGTTCTTCCGTAGCTCGAATGTCTCCAAGAAGGTCGCGGGATTGTTCTACGCAGGCGCGACCGTGCAGCCCGGAGTGGGTGTGCCGATGTGCCTTATCTCGGCAGAAAACGTGCTGGACCGGCTCTTTTAA
- a CDS encoding type II toxin-antitoxin system Phd/YefM family antitoxin, with protein MRTFTLAEASQTDLSDLVSYSEAGEVIALTRNGSTVAEIVPAAEMAQLRRTCKLLHDATLTLGRMATDSGARTELDDVITSLGLNRNELEAELNDELAER; from the coding sequence ATGAGAACTTTCACTCTTGCCGAAGCCTCGCAGACTGATCTTTCCGACCTGGTCTCTTACAGCGAGGCCGGTGAGGTGATCGCGCTAACCCGCAATGGCAGCACCGTGGCAGAAATTGTTCCTGCCGCCGAAATGGCTCAGCTACGCCGCACATGCAAGCTGCTTCACGATGCCACTCTCACCCTGGGCCGTATGGCGACAGATTCCGGTGCACGCACCGAGCTTGACGATGTCATCACATCCCTCGGCCTGAACCGCAACGAACTGGAAGCAGAACTTAACGACGAGCTCGCCGAGCGTTAA
- a CDS encoding AMP-binding protein, with protein sequence MAINVSELALQAKALTRFVPALVNSGIVSPHGGPRAMINLLPVLARYRFTTARELEQGYLTCPERLALIDDDGTLTYRQLRNQTRTFARYLQSLDLPEIKLGIMARNGRGIIEPLGAKGYTGGSVYMLNIGSSPEQLAGCIKETGINVLVIDDEFLPRLNDEFYDSLHVVVGHYSGAPPEELPRLEDIVKHPEAVDNVKLPTFPKHGYIVLMSSGTTGIPKGILRPEPTLPVVVASIVGAMPWRADQHIQLTASIFHTWGWACLNIGLAARNTIVTHRVFDAEQVLDDIERYSLDGLISSPIFFKRMVEADPDGKYDTSSLQFIASAGHALTPQIVAETNERFGPILCNVYGSTELALATTATMEQVAKDPTIGGKIASGTKLEILDEDGNPVPRGEVGEIYMTNSTALVGYTKPGKEVHRVRGLISIGDLGYIDEDNCLHVVGRADDMIIVGGENVHPQSVIEVLEAMPGILEVHAGGVEDDETFQRIAVWAVPTDDSDGKALSADGIRDWVKRYLADHSIPRDVHFLDKLPRNPTGKVVPRLLKHND encoded by the coding sequence ATGGCCATAAACGTTTCAGAGCTTGCCCTCCAGGCTAAGGCTCTCACACGCTTTGTTCCCGCTTTGGTGAACTCCGGCATCGTCAGCCCCCATGGCGGCCCCAGGGCGATGATCAACCTGCTGCCAGTGCTTGCTCGCTACCGCTTCACTACCGCCCGTGAGCTGGAGCAGGGTTACTTAACCTGCCCGGAGCGCCTCGCGCTTATCGATGACGACGGCACCCTGACCTACCGCCAACTGCGCAACCAAACGCGCACCTTTGCTCGCTATCTGCAGTCGCTTGACCTGCCTGAAATTAAATTGGGCATCATGGCCCGCAATGGCCGCGGCATCATCGAACCCCTCGGCGCCAAGGGCTATACGGGCGGTTCTGTCTACATGCTCAACATCGGCTCCTCCCCGGAGCAGCTCGCCGGCTGCATCAAGGAAACCGGCATCAACGTCCTGGTCATCGACGACGAATTCCTTCCTCGCCTCAACGACGAGTTCTACGATTCTCTCCACGTTGTCGTGGGCCACTACTCCGGTGCACCGCCGGAGGAGCTGCCGCGTCTGGAGGACATCGTTAAGCATCCGGAAGCAGTGGATAACGTAAAGCTTCCCACCTTCCCGAAGCACGGCTACATCGTGCTGATGTCTTCTGGCACCACCGGCATCCCGAAGGGAATTTTGCGCCCGGAGCCGACCCTGCCGGTTGTCGTCGCTTCCATCGTGGGTGCCATGCCGTGGCGTGCAGACCAGCATATTCAGCTCACCGCCTCGATTTTCCACACCTGGGGCTGGGCGTGCCTCAACATTGGTCTGGCTGCGCGCAACACGATTGTCACCCACCGCGTCTTTGATGCCGAGCAGGTTCTCGACGACATCGAGCGCTACAGCCTCGATGGCCTGATTTCTTCGCCGATCTTCTTCAAGCGCATGGTCGAAGCCGACCCGGACGGCAAGTACGACACGTCGTCGCTGCAGTTCATCGCTTCTGCTGGCCACGCCCTGACCCCGCAGATTGTCGCGGAAACCAACGAGCGTTTCGGCCCGATTCTCTGCAACGTCTACGGCTCGACTGAGCTCGCCCTGGCGACCACCGCAACCATGGAACAAGTGGCCAAGGATCCGACCATCGGCGGCAAGATTGCTTCCGGCACCAAGCTGGAAATCCTCGACGAGGATGGCAACCCCGTTCCCCGCGGCGAGGTCGGTGAGATTTACATGACCAACTCCACCGCACTGGTTGGCTACACCAAACCGGGCAAGGAAGTCCACCGCGTCCGCGGCCTGATTTCCATTGGTGACCTGGGATATATCGACGAGGACAACTGCCTGCACGTGGTCGGCCGTGCCGATGACATGATCATCGTCGGTGGCGAGAACGTCCACCCCCAGTCCGTCATTGAGGTCCTCGAGGCAATGCCAGGCATCCTGGAAGTCCACGCTGGTGGTGTCGAAGACGATGAAACCTTCCAGCGCATTGCCGTATGGGCCGTGCCTACCGATGACTCCGACGGCAAGGCTCTCAGCGCCGACGGCATCCGCGACTGGGTCAAGCGCTACCTCGCCGACCACTCCATCCCGCGCGATGTCCACTTCCTGGACAAACTGCCCCGCAACCCCACTGGCAAGGTCGTTCCGCGCCTGCTCAAGCACAACGATTAA
- a CDS encoding GDSL-type esterase/lipase family protein gives MKIKKTLVTVLASILGVAGLAVAPNAVAAERNLVAFGDSVLADPDAGVYLQDRWTRGSSGTPVGYDCPSSFNYAKRTGAKLGLPVRDFSCSGAVSMSPGPQIFSQVDQAINSGALSPATQRVVFTSGFNDTYNNMNLSMQQIRDRFVRTTKPQIERIKRAAPNARIQIVGYPTIGSGNSYCLIHVGPQPLDRTHLPMVRDFENRAQWMQVDLAGATGTQFVDMKPHTRNNGMCAPANQRMWAGLIDFTAGDGNLPIHINARGHEHVANVLARS, from the coding sequence GTGAAAATTAAAAAGACGCTCGTTACCGTCCTCGCGAGCATTCTCGGCGTCGCAGGTTTAGCCGTTGCTCCGAACGCGGTTGCTGCTGAACGCAACCTCGTCGCATTCGGCGATTCCGTGCTTGCCGACCCAGACGCAGGCGTCTACCTGCAGGATCGCTGGACCCGGGGCAGCTCCGGCACTCCGGTTGGTTATGACTGCCCGTCGTCGTTTAACTACGCCAAGCGCACCGGCGCCAAGCTGGGCCTGCCGGTTCGTGACTTCTCCTGCTCTGGTGCAGTATCCATGTCCCCGGGACCACAAATTTTCTCGCAGGTCGACCAGGCTATTAACTCTGGTGCTCTCTCGCCTGCAACCCAGCGTGTTGTATTTACCTCTGGTTTCAACGACACCTACAACAACATGAACCTGAGCATGCAGCAGATCCGCGACCGCTTCGTGCGCACTACCAAGCCGCAGATCGAGCGCATCAAGCGCGCTGCTCCGAATGCTCGCATCCAGATTGTCGGCTACCCGACCATTGGCTCCGGTAATTCTTACTGCCTGATTCACGTTGGTCCGCAGCCACTGGACCGCACCCACCTGCCGATGGTGCGTGACTTTGAAAACCGCGCACAGTGGATGCAGGTCGACCTGGCGGGTGCCACCGGTACCCAGTTCGTGGACATGAAGCCGCACACCCGTAACAACGGCATGTGTGCTCCGGCAAACCAGCGCATGTGGGCCGGTCTCATCGACTTCACTGCTGGTGACGGCAATTTGCCGATTCACATCAACGCCCGTGGCCACGAGCATGTGGCCAACGTGCTGGCTCGCTCCTAA
- a CDS encoding S-(hydroxymethyl)mycothiol dehydrogenase, whose amino-acid sequence MSETVKAVIARSEGAEVETVNIVVPEPGANDVVVKIQACGVCHTDLAYRDGDIEDAFPFLLGHEAAGVVESVGEDVTHVEEGDFVVLNWRAVCGECRACKKGEPKYCFDTFNASKAMTLEDGTELTPALGIGSFAEKTLVHEGQCTKVDPSVDPAAAGLLGCGVMAGLGAAVNTGEIQLGESVAVFGCGGVGTAAIAGAKLAGAAKIIAVDLDESKLETAREFGATDIVCSKDLDEDEVIEKVRELTDSFGADVTIDAVGIQPTWHQAFYSRDHAGRMVMVGVPNLTDHIDVPAIDLYGRGGSIRPAWYGDCLPERDFPAYVALSQAGNFPLDKFVSERIGIDDIEEAFETMKAGKVLRSVVEFK is encoded by the coding sequence ATGAGTGAAACAGTGAAAGCAGTCATCGCCCGTTCCGAGGGCGCAGAAGTCGAAACCGTTAACATCGTCGTTCCGGAGCCCGGTGCTAACGACGTCGTCGTCAAGATTCAGGCGTGCGGCGTCTGCCACACCGACCTGGCTTACCGCGACGGCGACATTGAAGACGCCTTCCCGTTCCTGCTAGGCCACGAGGCCGCAGGTGTCGTAGAGAGCGTGGGTGAAGATGTCACCCACGTCGAGGAAGGCGATTTCGTCGTTTTGAACTGGCGCGCAGTCTGCGGCGAGTGCCGCGCCTGCAAGAAGGGCGAGCCGAAGTATTGCTTCGATACCTTTAACGCCTCCAAGGCCATGACCTTAGAGGACGGCACTGAGCTGACCCCGGCACTGGGCATTGGTTCCTTTGCTGAAAAGACCCTGGTCCACGAGGGCCAGTGCACCAAGGTTGATCCTTCCGTCGACCCGGCCGCTGCCGGCCTGCTGGGTTGTGGCGTCATGGCAGGCCTGGGCGCTGCCGTGAATACCGGTGAGATTCAGCTTGGCGAGTCCGTCGCAGTCTTTGGCTGCGGTGGCGTGGGCACTGCCGCTATCGCTGGTGCGAAGCTGGCCGGTGCCGCCAAGATTATTGCCGTGGACCTGGACGAGTCCAAGCTCGAGACCGCCCGTGAGTTCGGCGCTACCGACATCGTTTGCTCCAAGGACCTGGACGAAGACGAAGTTATTGAGAAGGTCCGTGAGCTCACCGACTCCTTCGGTGCTGACGTCACCATCGACGCTGTCGGTATCCAGCCGACTTGGCACCAGGCTTTCTACTCCCGCGACCACGCCGGCCGCATGGTCATGGTGGGCGTGCCAAACCTCACTGACCACATCGACGTCCCCGCTATCGACCTCTACGGCCGCGGCGGTTCCATCCGCCCCGCCTGGTACGGCGACTGCCTGCCCGAGCGTGACTTCCCGGCTTATGTCGCACTGTCCCAGGCAGGTAACTTCCCGCTGGACAAGTTCGTCTCCGAGCGCATCGGCATCGATGACATCGAGGAAGCCTTCGAGACCATGAAGGCCGGCAAAGTTCTGCGTTCTGTAGTTGAGTTCAAGTAG
- a CDS encoding MBL fold metallo-hydrolase, with amino-acid sequence MQIEKIVTSGKFRLDGGEWDVDNNVYFLATGSSDNAHLYIVDPSHDLDAIADQVGDRTVDGILLSHGHNDHCDLAPEAAERFNAPVYMHPDDDMLWVEANGDTPYHQLEDNQQFQLGGEDITVFHTPGHSPGCVVFHIPSENTLLSGDTLFSGGPGATGRKYSDFDVIIESLRNVVFNLPDKTVVKPGHGDETTVGDEAARIDEYIERGY; translated from the coding sequence ATGCAGATTGAAAAGATTGTTACCTCTGGCAAGTTCCGCCTCGACGGCGGCGAGTGGGATGTGGACAACAACGTCTACTTCCTGGCCACCGGTAGCAGCGACAATGCCCACCTCTACATCGTGGACCCATCCCACGACCTCGATGCCATCGCTGACCAGGTCGGCGACCGCACCGTCGACGGCATCCTTCTTTCCCACGGCCACAACGACCACTGCGATCTCGCCCCGGAAGCTGCCGAGCGCTTCAACGCTCCGGTGTACATGCACCCGGACGATGACATGCTGTGGGTCGAAGCCAATGGCGATACCCCGTACCACCAGCTGGAAGACAACCAACAGTTCCAGCTCGGCGGCGAAGACATCACCGTCTTCCACACCCCGGGTCACTCGCCAGGCTGCGTCGTCTTCCATATCCCGAGCGAGAACACCCTGCTCTCCGGCGACACGCTGTTTAGCGGCGGCCCGGGTGCTACCGGCCGCAAGTACTCGGACTTCGATGTCATCATCGAGTCCCTGCGCAACGTGGTGTTCAACCTGCCGGACAAGACCGTAGTCAAGCCCGGCCACGGCGATGAGACCACCGTCGGCGACGAAGCCGCCCGCATCGACGAATACATCGAGCGCGGCTACTAA
- the rfbA gene encoding glucose-1-phosphate thymidylyltransferase RfbA: MKGIILAGGSGTRLYPITKGISKQLMPIYDKPMVYYPLTTLIQAGIREILIITTPEDASSFQRLLGDGSQLGLMLSYAVQPRPEGLAQAFLIGEDFIGDDDVALVLGDNIFDGHGFSSALATSRPSSGGTIFAYEVSDPQRYGVVEFDSSGQALSIEEKPERPKSNFAVVGLYFYDNAVVDIAKSITPSERGELEITAVNEEYLRRGQLHVQTMQRGDVWLDTGTIDSMSEAASYVEVLQKRTGTIIGSPEVAAYEAGFISREALLELAEPLRKSGYGTYLAAAAEN, encoded by the coding sequence ATGAAGGGCATCATTCTCGCAGGCGGTTCTGGCACTCGCCTCTACCCGATTACCAAGGGCATCTCGAAACAGCTCATGCCCATCTACGACAAACCGATGGTCTACTACCCACTGACCACGCTGATTCAAGCCGGCATCCGGGAAATTCTCATCATCACTACCCCGGAAGATGCCTCCTCGTTCCAACGCTTGCTTGGCGATGGCTCCCAGCTCGGCCTCATGCTCTCCTACGCCGTACAGCCCCGCCCGGAAGGTCTCGCCCAAGCCTTCCTTATTGGTGAAGACTTCATCGGTGATGACGACGTTGCACTCGTGCTCGGCGACAACATCTTCGACGGCCACGGCTTTTCTTCCGCACTGGCGACCTCCCGCCCGAGCAGTGGCGGCACTATCTTTGCCTACGAAGTCTCCGACCCACAGCGCTACGGCGTCGTCGAATTCGATTCCTCTGGCCAAGCACTGTCCATCGAGGAGAAGCCGGAGCGCCCTAAGTCCAACTTCGCCGTGGTGGGTCTGTACTTCTATGACAATGCGGTCGTGGACATCGCCAAGTCCATCACCCCTAGTGAACGCGGCGAACTAGAAATCACTGCCGTCAACGAGGAGTACCTCCGCCGCGGCCAGCTGCACGTCCAAACCATGCAACGCGGCGACGTCTGGCTGGATACCGGCACCATCGACTCCATGAGCGAAGCCGCATCCTACGTCGAAGTGCTCCAAAAGCGCACCGGCACCATTATCGGTTCACCAGAAGTAGCCGCCTACGAAGCAGGTTTCATCTCCCGCGAAGCACTCCTGGAACTGGCCGAGCCGCTGCGCAAGTCCGGCTACGGCACCTACCTCGCCGCAGCCGCCGAAAACTAG
- the rfbD gene encoding dTDP-4-dehydrorhamnose reductase yields MHIESTSIDGLLLIHLDVHGDNRGWFKENWQREKMLAEGLPDFRPVQNNISFNAERGVTRGLHAEPWDKLVSIAHGRIFGAWCDLREGSATYGETVTAEVGPDTAVFVPRGVANGFQALEDNTAYSYLVNDHWSPDAQYTAVNLDCIDWPLEPTEISDKDRAHPQLSDVTAMPPRRILVTGANGQLGRALRRVLTNAEFCTREDFDITNPPTRPWRQYSAIINCAAYNDVNGAEEDRAGAWAVNAEAPAKLARIAAEHNLTFVHVSSDYIFDGSQEVHTEEELPSPLSAYGASKAAGETAARTAPRHYVIRTSWVFGDGPNFMATMRSLAERGVEPKVIHDQRGRPTFAEDLAKGIGHLLKTNAEYGIYNISNSGDTVGRDELAMAVFIGMGHDPSDVTPVSTEQYREIAGLEAPRPKESTLSLDKIEATGFRPSNWRAALALYLDLYPA; encoded by the coding sequence ATGCACATCGAGTCCACGTCCATCGACGGCCTGTTGCTGATTCACCTCGACGTCCACGGCGATAACCGTGGCTGGTTCAAGGAGAACTGGCAGCGCGAGAAGATGCTGGCCGAAGGCCTGCCGGATTTCCGCCCGGTGCAAAACAACATCTCCTTTAACGCTGAGCGTGGCGTGACCCGTGGCCTGCACGCTGAGCCCTGGGACAAGCTGGTCAGCATCGCCCATGGTCGCATCTTTGGCGCCTGGTGCGACCTGCGCGAAGGCTCTGCCACCTACGGTGAAACCGTCACCGCTGAGGTCGGCCCGGATACGGCCGTCTTTGTCCCGCGTGGTGTGGCCAATGGCTTCCAAGCACTCGAAGACAACACTGCGTATTCCTACCTGGTCAACGACCACTGGTCCCCGGATGCCCAGTACACCGCGGTCAACCTCGACTGCATTGACTGGCCACTGGAGCCGACGGAAATCTCCGACAAGGACCGCGCACACCCACAGCTTTCCGATGTCACCGCCATGCCGCCTCGCCGCATCCTCGTCACCGGCGCTAATGGCCAACTCGGTCGCGCTCTGCGCCGTGTGTTAACCAATGCGGAGTTTTGCACCCGCGAAGACTTCGACATCACCAACCCGCCGACACGCCCCTGGCGGCAGTACTCCGCGATCATTAACTGCGCTGCCTACAACGACGTCAACGGTGCCGAAGAGGACCGCGCTGGCGCCTGGGCGGTCAACGCGGAAGCACCGGCGAAGCTCGCCCGCATTGCTGCCGAGCACAACCTGACTTTTGTGCATGTCTCCAGCGACTACATCTTCGACGGCAGCCAGGAAGTCCACACCGAAGAAGAACTTCCTTCCCCACTGTCGGCCTATGGTGCATCCAAGGCTGCGGGCGAAACTGCCGCGCGTACTGCCCCGCGCCACTACGTCATCCGCACCTCGTGGGTCTTTGGCGATGGTCCAAACTTCATGGCCACCATGCGCTCGCTTGCTGAGCGCGGCGTTGAGCCCAAAGTCATCCACGACCAGCGCGGTCGCCCCACCTTCGCCGAAGACCTGGCTAAGGGCATTGGCCATCTACTCAAGACGAATGCCGAGTACGGCATCTACAACATCTCTAATTCCGGCGATACCGTCGGCCGCGACGAACTCGCCATGGCTGTCTTCATCGGCATGGGCCACGACCCATCCGACGTCACGCCAGTGAGCACCGAGCAATACCGGGAGATTGCCGGACTGGAAGCACCCCGCCCGAAAGAGTCCACGCTGAGCCTGGACAAGATTGAAGCCACCGGCTTCCGACCCTCCAACTGGCGTGCCGCACTCGCCCTCTACTTGGACCTCTACCCCGCTTAA